From Drosophila nasuta strain 15112-1781.00 chromosome X, ASM2355853v1, whole genome shotgun sequence, one genomic window encodes:
- the LOC132795163 gene encoding mitochondrial potassium channel ATP-binding subunit → MLRLLLANCSRSDLLSRRLQNANRLLRQHQHTLLRPKAAPSTATPPSSAARALQTTRALLLGGATLAGGVAVRSWWATAHCEAAAGAGGNRLAGVIQHTLQQEEQHFDWRRFWSYLEPHTWELIGAICAALIVAFINIRIPNLLGDLVNTLARYANTYVMDPIHNSFVKDVSKPASNLLSLYMLQSGFTFVYIYLLSRIGEQMAAKMRQDLFKQIVLQDISFFDENRTGELVNRLTADVQDFKTSFKQFVAHGLRSAAQLIGGSISLFMISPHMAAIALAGVPCVVMFMTYLGKKLRTLSKNSQAQAERATGVCEEALSNIRTVRSSACEYRELQLFEQETNEAARLAQELGHGIAIFQGLTNFFLNTLVLSTLFMGGHLMSTESLTPGALMAFLVASQGVQRSLAQGSVLLGTMIRGMSAGSRVFEFLAMQPKVELLRGYVIPPERLHGEIRFENVSFAYPMRPEQLVLKDFSLTLRPGQTVALVGASGSGKSTIAALLERFYEPTAGNIKIDGYKLADISPYWLRANVLGFIEQQPVLFGTSILENVRYGKPTASPDDVYAASKLAQSHDFVTALPDGYDTNVGERGTQLSGGQRQRIAIARALVKNPRVLILDEATSALDATSEAEVQKALDTAVQNRTTLVIAHRLSTIRNADLIVVLDQGRVVETGKHDELMAKRGLYFELVRQQERREIQDQVQAAEEVLSTATTVTATATPSTKTTTTPPATTTTTTTTTTLPQG, encoded by the exons ATGCTGCGCCTACTACTCGCCAACTGCAGTCGCAGCGACTTGCTCAG CCGCCGCCTGCAGAACGCCAATCGCCTCTTGCGACAGCATCAACACACGCTGCTGCGACCCAAGGCAGCGCCGTCGACTGCGACGCCGCCGTCGAGTGCAGCGCGCGCATTGCAAACGACGCGCGCCCTGCTCCTAGGAGGCGCCACTCTCGCCGGGGGCGTGGCCGTGCGCAGCTGGTGGGCGACAGCACACTGCGAGGCAGCAGCGGGCGCGGGGGGAAATCGCCTCGCGGGCGTCATTCAGCATACGCTGCAGCAGGAGGAACAGCACTTCGACTGGCGACGCTTCTGGTCCTATTTGGAGCCACACACCTGGGAGCTGATTGGTGCCATCTGT GCGGCGCTGATCGTGGCGTTCATCAACATACGCATACCCAATCTGCTGGGGGATCTGGTCAACACGCTGGCCCGGTATGCCAACACCTATGTGATGGACCCCATTCACAACTCGTTTGTGAAGGACGTGAGCAAGCCGGCGAGCAATCTACTCAGTTTGTACATGCTGCAATCGGGCTTCACCTTTGTGTACATCTATCTGCTGAGTCGCATTGGCGAACAGATGGCGGCGAAGATGCGACAGGATCTCTTCAAGCAGATCGTGCTCCAGGACATTTCGTTCTTCGACGAGAATCGCACCGGTGAACTCGTGAATCGCCTCACAGCCGATGTGCAGGACTTCAAGACCTCATTCAAGCAATTCGTGGCGCACGGATTGCGCAGCGCAGCACAATTGATCGGTGGCAGCATCTCGCTCTTCATGATCTCGCCCCACATGGCGGCGATTGCGTTGGCCGGCGTTCCTTGCGTCGTCATGTTCATGACGTACTTGGGCAAAAAGCTGCGAACCCTAAGCAAAAACTCCCAAGCGCAG GCGGAACGTGCAACGGGAGTTTGCGAGGAGGCGCTGTCCAACATTCGCACCGTGCGCAGCAGCGCCTGCGAATATCGGGAGCTGCAGCTGTTCGAGCAGGAGACGAACGAGGCGGCACGATTGGCCCAGGAGCTGGGCCATGGCATTGCCATCTTTCAGGGTCTGACCAACTTTTTCCTCAACACACTGGTGCTCTCCACGCTCTTCATGGGCGGCCACCTCATGTCCACCGAGAGCCTCACGCCGGGCGCCCTCATGGCATTCCTCGTCGCCTCGCAGGGCGTTCAACGCTCCTTGGCCCAGGGATCGGTGTTGTTGGGCACCATGATTCGTGGCATGAGCGCCGGGAGTCGCGTCTTTGAGTTCCTCGCCATGCAACCGAAAGTGGAGCTACTCCGTGGCTATGTCATACCTCCGGAGCGACTCCATGGCGAAATACGCTTCGAGAACGTCTCGTTTGCCTACCCGATGCGACCAGAGCAG CTCGTGTTGAAGGACTTCAGCTTGACGCTGCGTCCGGGACAAACGGTGGCTTTGGTCGGCGCCAGCGGATCAGGGAAATCAACGATAGCTGCGCTGTTGGAACGCTTCTACGAACCCACCGCGGGCAACATCAAGATCGATGGCTACAAGCTCGCCGACATTTCGCCGTATTGGCTGCGCGCCAACGTGCTCGGTTTCATCGAACAGCAGCCGGTGCTGTTCGGCACCAGCATACTGGAGAATGTGCGCTATGGCAAACCGACGGCGAGTCCCGACGATGTTTACGCCGCCTCGAAGTTGGCCCAATCGCATGACTTTGTGACCGCCCTGCCCGATGGCTATGACACCAATGTGGGTGAGCGAGGCACTCAGCTGAGCGGGGGGCAGCGACAGCGCATTGCGATCGCTCGGGCGCTGGTGAAGAATCCGCGTGTGCTGATCCTCGATGAGGCGACGAGTGCTCTGGACGCCACCAGCGAGGCGGAGGTGCAAAAGGCCCTCGACACTGCCGTGCAGAATCGCACCACATTGGTGATTGCCCATCGACTGTCCACCATCCGCAATGCCGATCTGATTGTCGTCCTCGATCAAGGACGCGTCGTCGAG ACCGGCAAGCATGACGAGCTTATGGCCAAGCGTGGCCTGTACTTTGAGCTAGTGCGTCAGCAGGAGCGACGCGAGATCCAGGATCAAGTGCAGGCGGCCGAAGAGGTGTTGTCAACTGCCACGAcggtgactgcgactgcaacgccgtcgacaaaaacaacaacaacgccgccagcaacgacgacgacaacaacaacaacaactacgctGCCGCaaggttaa
- the LOC132795165 gene encoding kelch domain-containing protein 4, with the protein MGKKDKNKKKGKGAEKTAMKTDKKLAAKQKKMLEKLGESDIADIVKTLEAEEGRIKAITEEICAPPTPRANFSLVAHPEKEELIMFGGELYNGAKVSVFNDLYIYNIARNEWKQLKSPSGPTPRSGHQMVAVATDGGQLWLFGGEHASPSQLQFYHYKDLWTLSLKSRQWTKIAAPNGPSARSGHRMVAAKKRLFIFGGFHDNNQSYHYYNDVHCFSLETYQWLPIQIVGAVAPAVRSGCCMAASSDGKIYVWGGYARTSMKKDLDRGITHTDMFSLELDKSGGDKYKWNTVKAGGYRPKPRNSVGCTVAPNGKAYCFGGVMDVNEDDENVLGQFGEELLAFDLSSQSWRLLDVTPKAKPSSKKQSNDVEMDNDNAAEPAKSVTTTTDGIFTVTVGGPGASQASTPYVSSIPSLFPNARRTDAPAPRMNPGLCVCKGNLYLFGGLYEEDEKQHTLNDFYSLDLHKLEQWKVIISSKQKAHDWIDDSESSSSDEECSDDDDDDDDDDSSGMDTD; encoded by the exons ATGGGCAAAAAGgataaaaataagaagaaaggCAAAGGCGCCGAGAAGACAGCAATGAAAACCGACAAAAAACTGGCggccaaacaaaagaaaatgctgGAAAAACTGGGTGAA TCTGATATAGCGGATATTGTGAAGACTCTGGAGGCTGAGGAGGGTCGCATTAAGGCTATAACCGAGGAAATATGCGCTCCCCCAACGCCACGTGCCAATTTCTCACTTGTGGCGCATCCCGAAAAAGAGGAACTGATTATGTTTGGTGGCGAGCTTTACAATGGCGCTAAAGTCAGCGTGTTCAACGATCTCTACATCTATAATATAGCACGTAACGAGTGGAAACAGCTGAAATCACCATCAGGACCTACGCCACGCAGTGGCCATCAAatggttgctgttgccaccGATGGCGGTCAATTGTGG ttgtttGGCGGTGAACACGCGAGTCCCTCACAGCTGCAGTTCTATCACTACAAGGATCTGTGGACACTCAGCTTGAAGTCGCGTCAATGGACCAAAATCGCAGCACCAAATGGACCAAGTGCCCGAAGTGGACATCGCATGGTGGCTGCCAAGAAGCGTCTGTTCATCTTTGGTGGCTTTCATGACAACAATCAATCATATCACTATTACAACGATGTGCATTGCTTCTCCCTGGAGACGTATCAATGGCTCCCAATACAAATTGTTGGCGCTGTGGCTCCAGCTGTGCGTTCCGGCTGCTGCATGGCAGCATCCTCCGATGGGAAGATCTATGTGTGGGGCGGATATGCGCGCACATCGATGAAAAAGGATCTGGATCGTGGCATAACACACACCGATATGTTCTCACTGGAGCTGGACA AATCTGGCGGGGATAAGTACAAGTGGAACACGGTGAAGGCTGGCGGATATCGACCCAAGCCCAGAAATAGCGTCGGATGCACTGTGGCGCCCAATGGCAAAGCTTATTGCTTTGGCGGTGTCATGGACGTCAACGAGGACGATGAGAATGTGCTGGGCCAGTTTGGCGAGGAGCTGCTGGCCTTCGATTTAAGCTCACAGTCCTGGCGACTGCTCGACGTCACTCCGAAGGCAAAACCAAGTTCCAAGAAGCAGTCGAATGATGTGGAAATGGACAATGACAATGCGGCGGAGCCGGCAAAGAGCGTTACAACCACAACAGATGGCATATTTACGGTGACAGTTGGCGGACCTGGAGCCAGTCAAGCATCGACGCCCTATGTCTCAAGCATACCGAGTCTGTTTCCCAATGCGAGACGCACCGATGCTCCAGCACCTCGTATGAATCCTGGACTCTGTGTGTGCAAGggcaatttgtatttgtttggcGGTTTGTACGAGGAGGATGAAAAGCAGCATACGCTCAATGATTTCTACTCGCTGGATTTGCACAAATTGGAGCAATGGAAGGTgatcatcagcagcaagcagaaggCGCATGATTGGATTGATGACAGCGAAAGCAGCAGCTCCGATGAAGAGTGctccgatgatgatgatgacgatgacgatgatgacagCTCAGGCATGGACACTGATTAA